The stretch of DNA TGGTAGAGGCACCCGCCCGATTCTCCGTGTAGGCGGAACCCACCACTTGAGGGAACTGACCGCTGCTGGGATCCAAACTCGAGTAGTTGAGATTGCCGTCCGTCGCAGCCACCGCCCCGGTGTCCGGATGGAGCCTCAGGTTCTGACCGCTATCGCTGACCACGCGGATCCGATCAACCGTGGGGTTAAAGTCGAATCCGAAGGCATCGCCGACCAAGGCTGGCGTGAAGTTCGAACCACCGATCGGAGTTGCATTCGCGGTGGACAGATCGATCCTATAGATCCGGCTCGACTTACCCAACCCATAGAGTTGGCCCGTTGCCGGTCGGTAGTCGATTCCCACCAGCTGTTCGCCGTCAGCCAGGCCGGAAACCGCCAGGCTGGTGCCGAGGATGCCAGGCGCCGAGCTATCGAAGGTGACGATCCGATTGTCGGTAGAGAGGCCGACAATGGCTTCGGCGTGAGCCAAGGGGCTTCCCAAGGTGAGGGACAGTAGGGCGGCGCTGCCGACCAATGAGTGAAATGAGGAACTGCGTGGGTTCATAGTGGTGATGTGCTGCTCGGAGCATCGTAGCGCCGAGTTGGTTTTCTGCAGCGAATGGGGTGCGAAGACACGGGATCCCCCGCCCCGCTCGAGGTTTTCTCGGGCAGGCCTTCGACCAACAGACCATTCAACGATTTCACCTCCCTCTACGAAGAAGCGCGCACTTTGGATGCATGGAATCCGCGGAGAGTTTGTTCCAACGGGATGGACACATCGGTTGAATTGCGCTACACCGGTGGGTAATCCATGAAGCGTCGTCTTTCCTCTTTTGATTGGGCGGTACTGACCGTGCTTATCGCCGGTAGGTGCCTGACTGAACCGTCCGCTTGGGCTGCCACACCCACCGCTGAATCCTTGCCCACGGGGCTAATGGCTCATTGGTCGCTGGATGACGGGACATCAAATCCACTCTCCGTGCAGGCCCGTGACGTGGTGGGCGGCGCCGACGCGGTGCTGACCTCTTCCGATCCGTCCATGGCTTGGCT from Verrucomicrobiales bacterium encodes:
- a CDS encoding DUF4394 domain-containing protein, translating into MNPRSSSFHSLVGSAALLSLTLGSPLAHAEAIVGLSTDNRIVTFDSSAPGILGTSLAVSGLADGEQLVGIDYRPATGQLYGLGKSSRIYRIDLSTANATPIGGSNFTPALVGDAFGFDFNPTVDRIRVVSDSGQNLRLHPDTGAVAATDGNLNYSSLDPSSGQFPQVVGSAYTENRAGASTTTLYGLDSVMDTLVRQVPPNNGTLTTVGSTGINFTDLAGFDISGASGAAFASLVKAGDSWSGLYAIDLSSGAASWLGDIGSQQLFTDITVVPEPGSVAFLALAGAGLMLLRRRGA